The proteins below are encoded in one region of Stieleria sp. JC731:
- a CDS encoding ParA family protein, with translation MRSIAVINQKGGVGKTTSSVNLAAALAQSGRRVCVMDLDPQAHASLHFGITAVGDQPSMYEILCGEASIAQARCKVSDTLSVIPSNLDLAAAELELACEVGREMILRDRLADDNEEYDYLILDCPPSLGVLTINALVAVNEVFLPLQPHFLALHGLSKLLRTVEVVSRRLNSALRLSGVMLCMYDSNTRLAAEVSTDIDEFFRATGGGRDFFRGAKFFDTRIRRNIRLAEAPSFGQSIFEYSADSNGAVDYRALADEVIAQEAASVSAERLAA, from the coding sequence ATGCGTTCTATTGCAGTAATCAATCAAAAAGGTGGTGTGGGCAAAACGACCAGCTCGGTCAACCTCGCCGCTGCTCTCGCCCAGTCCGGCCGACGCGTCTGCGTCATGGATCTTGATCCACAAGCTCACGCATCGCTTCATTTCGGCATCACAGCCGTTGGCGACCAGCCCAGCATGTACGAGATCCTCTGCGGCGAAGCCTCGATCGCACAAGCACGCTGCAAAGTCTCCGACACCCTTTCGGTGATTCCAAGCAATCTAGATCTCGCTGCCGCAGAACTGGAACTGGCATGCGAAGTTGGACGCGAAATGATCTTGCGTGACCGGCTTGCCGACGACAACGAAGAATACGACTACCTGATTCTCGATTGCCCGCCCAGCCTTGGCGTTTTGACAATCAACGCACTGGTCGCGGTCAACGAAGTCTTCCTGCCGCTACAGCCTCACTTCCTCGCTCTGCACGGACTGAGCAAACTGCTTCGCACCGTCGAAGTCGTCTCACGTCGACTCAACAGTGCACTACGCCTTTCGGGCGTGATGCTGTGCATGTACGACAGCAACACTCGCTTGGCTGCCGAAGTCAGCACGGATATCGACGAGTTCTTCCGCGCCACCGGTGGCGGTCGCGACTTTTTCCGTGGTGCAAAGTTCTTCGACACTCGAATCCGCCGCAATATTCGTCTCGCCGAAGCCCCCAGCTTTGGTCAATCGATCTTTGAGTATTCTGCGGACAGCAACGGCGCTGTTGACTACCGAGCCCTCGCGGACGAAGTCATCGCTCAAGAAGCCGCTTCGGTTTCTGCAGAGCGGCTAGCCGCCTAA
- a CDS encoding N-formylglutamate amidohydrolase: protein MSILVTCETGGYRMPPILNDPAKDRSAVSFRDADLCGLKLATEISSILQAPCLSHPYHAGCIDVSRPLDNRKLFGRFAKSLNTEDRNRLLESVYQNYHQTVQHAIERILQQFTFVVHLSVRSFAPIKKGRRIRTDVGLLYDPSRSYESDLCMDWIDEVYFNFGNLRVRRNYPARGTRNGLLGSMREQFSPEHYLGIEIWVNRWWANRQSSIRDEAVYELSEGLRMTIGLPVCEAA, encoded by the coding sequence GTGTCGATCCTCGTCACCTGCGAAACCGGCGGCTACCGAATGCCGCCGATCCTGAACGATCCCGCGAAAGATCGTTCCGCTGTTTCGTTTCGTGACGCCGACCTTTGCGGGCTTAAACTTGCGACCGAGATCAGCTCGATCCTTCAAGCCCCGTGCCTGTCGCATCCCTACCACGCCGGATGCATCGATGTCTCGCGGCCTTTGGACAACCGAAAACTATTCGGTCGATTCGCAAAATCGCTGAACACCGAAGATCGCAACCGCCTTTTGGAAAGCGTTTACCAAAACTACCACCAAACGGTTCAGCATGCGATCGAACGCATCCTGCAGCAGTTCACTTTCGTTGTGCACCTATCGGTACGCAGCTTTGCACCGATCAAGAAAGGACGCCGCATCCGAACCGACGTCGGACTCCTTTACGATCCCTCACGGTCATACGAATCCGACCTATGCATGGACTGGATTGACGAAGTCTATTTCAACTTTGGCAATTTAAGAGTCCGACGAAACTATCCCGCTCGCGGAACACGCAACGGTCTGCTCGGATCAATGCGAGAACAGTTCTCGCCGGAGCATTACCTAGGCATTGAAATCTGGGTCAATCGCTGGTGGGCCAATCGGCAATCATCCATTCGCGACGAAGCGGTTTACGAACTGTCCGAAGGCCTGCGAATGACAATTGGCCTACCCGTCTGCGAAGCCGCGTAA
- a CDS encoding S1C family serine protease produces MNRYDEADGLQRQLKLTWLLLLLVVGLIAVPRLVSMFRWNAAAGDPRPVTPRGELASWEKTTTDLFSRVSPSVVYLTTRSRVADPFYRRAVEVDAGSGSGFMWDELGHIVTNFHVLQDASSARVVMWDHSSYEASLVGGSPDHDLAVLRINAPQEKLKPVLIGESGELLVGQSVFAIGNPFGLSQTLTTGIVSAKSRTIQSPTGRSIDEVIQIDAAINPGNSGGPLMDSAGRLIGVNTAIYSPSGASAGVGFAIPIDTVNRVVPQIIASGRYEPPQLGIRVNQEFSDAITRRLDVSGVLIMDIIEGGGADQAGLRGTIVGRQELVQLGDVITSINGSDISNMDEMLKTLDRFTRGASVTIEYWREGQTATADVPLR; encoded by the coding sequence GTGAATCGGTACGACGAAGCTGACGGTTTGCAGCGTCAATTGAAACTAACGTGGCTACTGCTTCTTTTGGTGGTCGGCCTCATCGCCGTCCCCAGACTTGTTTCGATGTTCCGCTGGAACGCAGCCGCGGGTGACCCTCGCCCGGTAACGCCGCGTGGCGAACTTGCCTCTTGGGAGAAGACCACAACGGACTTGTTCAGTCGCGTCAGCCCCTCGGTTGTCTACCTGACAACACGATCACGTGTCGCAGATCCTTTCTATCGACGCGCGGTCGAAGTCGATGCCGGCTCGGGCAGCGGATTCATGTGGGACGAATTGGGGCACATTGTGACCAACTTTCACGTCCTCCAGGATGCATCATCGGCCCGCGTTGTGATGTGGGACCACTCGTCCTACGAAGCCTCGCTGGTCGGAGGATCACCTGACCATGATCTAGCGGTGCTACGAATCAATGCACCACAAGAAAAACTAAAGCCAGTGCTGATCGGCGAAAGTGGCGAACTACTTGTTGGGCAGTCAGTGTTTGCGATCGGCAATCCGTTTGGGCTCAGCCAAACCCTGACAACAGGAATCGTCTCAGCCAAAAGCCGCACGATCCAAAGCCCGACGGGACGCTCGATTGATGAGGTGATCCAAATTGATGCGGCGATCAATCCCGGCAATTCAGGCGGACCTCTGATGGACAGCGCCGGACGATTGATCGGTGTCAACACCGCGATCTATAGCCCATCGGGTGCGTCCGCGGGTGTTGGCTTTGCCATCCCGATCGACACGGTCAACCGAGTCGTCCCACAGATCATTGCCTCCGGTCGATATGAACCGCCACAACTAGGCATCAGAGTCAATCAAGAATTTAGCGACGCGATTACGCGACGGCTCGATGTCAGCGGCGTCCTGATCATGGACATCATCGAAGGCGGTGGGGCCGACCAAGCAGGCTTGCGTGGTACCATCGTCGGTCGTCAAGAACTGGTTCAACTCGGCGACGTCATCACGTCGATCAACGGCTCCGATATTAGCAACATGGACGAAATGCTGAAGACGCTTGATCGCTTCACGCGGGGCGCAAGCGTGACAATCGAATATT
- a CDS encoding alcohol dehydrogenase catalytic domain-containing protein, translated as MRAICFREVQSVVVDEVADAKIENDRDVVVQVELAGLCGSDLHPYFGREVGLDVGTVMGHEFVGKVIDKGDRVTSVDIGDRICAPFTSSCGECYYCKHGLSARCSEGQLFGWRQDGAGLHGGQAELVRVPLADGTVVKVPDWVSASDALLLGDNLSTAFYGASLSIDEQQGADCVVVIGCGTVGLLSIGFAFQRQARKVVAIDLNASRARQAAQRGADSFTDADEAASFVRAHTNGRGADAVLEFVGLPQAQRLAYDLIRPGGKMSVIGCHTAPHFAFSPAEAYDKNLVLGTGRCPARSLMDAVADQMKHQPLDLSWCLTHRFSIDQGVEAYDVFANRKDGCVKAAIEFDLID; from the coding sequence ATGCGTGCGATCTGCTTTCGTGAAGTCCAGTCCGTTGTCGTCGACGAAGTCGCAGACGCAAAAATTGAAAACGATCGCGATGTTGTCGTTCAAGTCGAGCTAGCGGGGCTTTGCGGAAGCGACTTGCATCCATATTTCGGACGCGAAGTTGGGTTGGACGTCGGCACAGTGATGGGTCACGAATTTGTCGGGAAAGTGATCGACAAAGGTGACCGTGTCACATCGGTTGACATCGGAGACCGTATTTGTGCGCCATTCACGAGCAGCTGTGGCGAATGTTACTACTGCAAGCACGGGTTGTCGGCACGCTGCTCTGAAGGGCAATTGTTCGGTTGGCGACAAGACGGCGCTGGGCTGCATGGCGGTCAAGCGGAATTGGTGCGTGTACCGTTAGCCGACGGGACGGTAGTCAAGGTTCCCGATTGGGTTTCGGCCAGCGATGCGTTGTTACTGGGGGACAATCTGAGCACGGCATTCTACGGCGCTTCGTTGTCGATCGACGAACAGCAAGGTGCTGATTGTGTTGTCGTCATTGGCTGTGGAACCGTGGGGTTACTTTCGATCGGATTCGCGTTTCAGCGCCAAGCAAGGAAGGTCGTCGCGATTGACTTGAACGCAAGCCGCGCCCGGCAGGCGGCCCAGCGAGGTGCCGATTCATTTACGGACGCAGACGAGGCAGCATCATTTGTGCGTGCACATACAAATGGCCGTGGCGCGGATGCCGTTTTGGAATTCGTCGGGTTGCCTCAGGCACAGCGTTTGGCATACGACTTGATTCGTCCGGGTGGAAAAATGTCGGTCATCGGCTGCCACACCGCACCTCATTTTGCCTTTTCACCGGCAGAGGCTTATGACAAAAATTTGGTGCTCGGAACCGGGCGATGTCCGGCAAGAAGCTTGATGGACGCGGTTGCGGACCAGATGAAGCATCAGCCGCTGGATCTATCTTGGTGTTTGACGCATCGATTCTCAATCGATCAAGGCGTCGAAGCCTACGACGTGTTCGCCAATCGAAAAGATGGGTGCGTCAAGGCGGCGATCGAATTTGACTTGATCGATTGA